Within the Streptomyces sp. R41 genome, the region CGATCGCGCCGACCGTCTCCTCGATCGGCACGTTGGGGTCGGCCCGCGCGATCCGGTACACGTCGATGTGGTCCACGCCGAGACGCTGCAGCGAGTACGCGGCGAAGTTCTTCACGGCGGCCGGGCGACCGTCGTATCCCGACCAGCCGCCGTCCGGGTCGCGCAGCGCGCCGAACTTCACGCTGGTCAGCGCCTGCTCACGCCGCGCCGCGGGGGCCGCGCGCAGCGCCTCGCCGATCAGCATCTCGTTGTGACCCATGGCGTAGAAGTCACCGGTGTCGAGCAGGGTCACGCCGGCCTCCAGGGCGGCGTGGATCGTCGCAATGGACTCGGTCCGGTCGGCCTCGCCGTACAGCGCGGACATGCCCATGCAGCCGAGGCCGAGGGCGGAGACCTGGGGGCCGGTGGTTCCGAGGGGGCGGGTTTGCATGAGGACTCCTTGGGTGTCCGTGGTGGGTGATGCGTCCACCATGGCATGACAGATGACAGATTTCAATATCTGTCAGCTGTTATCTGTCATCTGATATCTGTCATCCGTCAGCTGTTATCCGTTACCTGTCATCCGTCAGCTGTCAGCTGTCATCCGTTATCTGCCAGCCGTCAGCCGTCACCCGTCAGCTGTCATTCGTCAGCCGTGCCGCCCCCTCCGGCCCGACCGACCCCACAGACCCAGCCCTCATCTGGTCCAGACCTATTGACGACAGGTCTGGACCGCGCGACTGTCATGCCTACGACACATACGGCACCTACGACACCTCGCCGCACCCCCACCGGGAGGCCTCGCATGATCCGTCGCAAGCTGCGCCTGCTCGCCGTCGCGCTGACGGCAACCGTCCTCGTCCCACTGTCGATCGCCACCGCCCCCACCGCATCCGCGGCGGACACCTGCGCCGTGAAGTCCCGCCCGGCCGGCAAGGTCCTCCAGGGCTACTGGGAGAACTGGGACGGCTCGTCCAACGGTGTGCACCCGCCCTTCGGGTGGACGCCGATCACCGACTCCCGTATCGCCGCGCACGGCTACAACGTGATCAACGCGGCGTTCCCGGTCATCCGCTCCGACGGCACCGCGCTGTGGGAGGACGGGATGGACACGGGCGTGAAGGTGGCGACACCGGCCGAGATGTGCGCGGCCAAGGCGTCCGGCCGGACGATCCTGCTGTCCATCGGCGGGGCGGCGGCCGGGATCGACCTCAGTTCGTCCACGGTGGCCGACCGGTTCGTCGCGACGATCGTGCCCATCCTGAAGAAGTACAACTTCGACGGGATCGACATCGACATCGAGACGGGTCTCGTCGGCAGTGGCACCATCGGCCAACTCTCCACCTCGCAGGCCAACTTGATCCGCATCATCGACGGGGTGCTGTCCCAGATGCCGTCCAACTTCGGGCTGACCATGGCGCCCGAGACCGCGTACGTCACGGGCGGCAGCATCACGTACGGCTCGATATGGGGCGCGTATCTGCCGATCGTCAAGAAGTACGCGGACAACGGGCGCCTGTGGTGGCTGAACATGCAGTACTACAACGGCAGCATGTACGGCTGCTCCGGCGACTCGTACTCCGCGGGCACCGTCCAGGGTTTCACCGCCCAGACCGACTGCCTGAACAGGGGCCTTGTCGTCCAGGGCACCACCATCAAGGTGCCCTACGACAAGCAGGTGCCCGGACTCCCCGCGCAGTCGGGCGCCGGCGGCGGCTACATGTCACCGAGCCTCGTCTCCCAGGCCTGGAAGCACTACGGCACCAGCCTCAAGGGTCTGATGACCTGGTCGATCAACTGGGACGGCTCGAAGAACTGGACGTTCGGCGACAACGTGAAGACCCTGCAGGGCCGTTGACGCTCCAGTGCCGTACTTGGCGAGTCCGGCCAAGTACGGCACTCAGTCGTCGGCATCCCGAATCGCACCGTTGACGACGCGGTTGAGCATGAGAGCTCGGCACGCCGCTGGACTGCTCAAGCCACGGGAGGCGCTCGGCCCGGGAATACCGTGTCGCCATGGTGCGCGCCGGTGGCTCCCAGGCCGATCGAACGGACAGGCCTGCGGCTTCGGGCCGGCCCCTGGCCCCGCTTCTCGCGGTCTGCGCGGGCTACTTCATGGTCATCCTGGATGTGACCGTCATCAACGTCGCCGTTCCGGTGGTGGGACGGGAACTGTCGGCCTCGCTCACGGGGATCCAGTGGATCACGGACGGCTACACCCTGGTCTTCGCCGGTCTGCTGCTCACCGGCGGCGCGCTGGGCGACCGGCTGGGCAACCGCCGGATCTTCTGCACCGGGGTGGTGGTGTTCACCGTCGCCTCGGCCGGCTGCGGACTGGCCCGGAGTACAGGCACCCTGGTCGCCGCGCGGCTGTTGGAAGGACTCGGCGCGGCACTGATCGTGCCCGGCTCCCTGGCCCTCCTGCAACAGGCCTATCCCTCAGCCTCCGAGCGCTCTCGGGCCTTCGGCCTGTGGGGCTCCATGGCGGGCATCGCCGCCTCCGCCGGCCCTCTGCTGGGCGGCCTCCTGGTCACCACCGTGGGCTGGCGCTGGGTGTTCTTCATCAACCTGCCCGTCGGATGCGCGTGCCTGTGGCTGACGCTGCGCCATGTGCCCGCTTCGGCCCGGCGCAGGGACCGCCCGGTGGACTGGCCGGCCCAGTGCGCGCTCATCGCGATGGTGGCCCTGCTGACGGCCGTCCTCAACGAGGCCGGACGACGTGGCTGGACGGACCCGCTGATCCTCATGGGGGCCGGTTTGTGCCTGCTGGCGGCCGCCGCGTTCGTCCTGCGCGAGCATCTGGCCCGCGCCCCTGTGCTGCCCCTGCGACTGCTGCGCTCCCGCCCGATGAGCGGGGGAGCGGCCATCGGCCTGCTGTTCAACTTCGCCTTCTACGGCATGATCTTCACCGCCAGCGTGTACTTCCAGCATCATCGCGGCCTGACCGCGCTGCGCACCGGGATCGCCCTCTTCCCGGCGGTGGCCATGACCATGTTCGCCTCCATCCTGTCCGGGCGGCTGGCACGCCGCACCGGACACCGCCCGCTTGTGGTCACGGGCATGCTCCTGGGAGCGGCAGGTCTGGCGGGCTGGGCCGCCGCCGGCCCGAACCCGGACTACGTCCTGCTCGTGGCGCCGATGATGGCGGCGGGCTTCGGCACGTCCTTCGCCCTCACCGGATCAACCGCCACCGTGATGGCGGCCGCCCCGGACAAGTACTCCGGTACCGCCTCCGCCCTGTTCAACACCACCCGTCAGATCGGCAGCGCCACAGGCGTCGCGCTGGGAGGCTCACTGCTGGCGGGCGCCGCCGGCTTCACCACCGGGCTGCGGACCAGCATGGCCATCGGCGCGGCCGCGTACCTGACGGCCGCCGCCCTCGCGCTCTTCTGCGTCCCGCAGAAGGCACCTCGCACGGTCACCGACTGAACAGCGGCGGGGCCAGGGCAGGTACGCCGAAGAACGGGACATTCACGGCGTCGAGGCAGCACGAAGCCCCCGGTTCCCGCGAAGGGATCCGGGGGCTTGCGCGTGCAGAGCCGTACGAAATTCCGGGTCAGCAGCCGATCGGAATTCCGGGTCAGCAGCCGATCAGACGCGAGGCCAGGTAGCCCTCGATCTGGTCCAGCGACACGCGCTCCTGCTTCATCGAGTCGCGCTCGCGCACCGTCACCGCGTTGTCGTCGAGCGTGTCGAAGTCGACCGTGACGCAGAACGGCGTACCGATCTCGTCCTGGCGGCGGTAGCGGCGGCCGATGGCGCCGGCGTCGTCGAACTCGATGTTCCAGTGCTGGCGCAGGGCGGTGGCCAGACCCTTGGCCTTCGGGGAGAGCTCGGGGTTGCGCGACAGCGGGAGGACGGCGACCTTGACCGGCGCGAGGCGCGGGTCGAGGCGCAGCACCGTGCGCTTCTCCATCTTGCCCTTGGCGTTGGGGGCCTCGTCCTCGACGTAGGCGTCGAGGAGGAAGGCCAGCATCGCGCGGCCGACACCGGCGGCGGGCTCGATGACGTACGGAGTCCAGCGCTCGCCGGCCTCCTGGTCGAAGTAGGAGAGGTCCTGGCCGGAGGCTTTGGAGTGTGCGCTCAGGTCGTAGTCCGTGCGGTTGGCGACGCCCTCCAGCTCACCCCACTCGTTGCCGCCGAACTGGAAGCGGTACTCGATGTCGGCGGTGCGCTTGGAGTAGTGCGAGAGCTTCTCGGCCGGGTGGTCGTACCAGCGCATGTTCTCTTCGCGCAGACCGAGGCCGGTGTACCAGTTCCAGCGCTCCTGCATCCAGTACTCCTGCCACTTCTCGTCCTCGCCCGGCTTGACGAAGAACTCCATCTCCATCTGCTCGAACTCGCGGGTGCGGAAGATGAAGTTGCCGGGCGTGATCTCGTTGCGGAAGGACTTGCCCATCTGGGCGATGCCGAACGGCGGCTTGCGGCGCGAGGTGGTCTGCACCTGGGAGAAGTTGGTGAAGATGCCCTGCGCGGTCTCGGGGCGCAGGTAGGCGATGGAGCCGCTGTCCTGCGTGGGGCCGAGGTGGGTGGAGAGCAGGCCGGAGAACTGCTTGGGCTCGGTGAACTGGCCCTTGTTGCCGCAGTTGGGGCAGTTGATGTCCGCGAGGCCGTTCTCGGGCTGGCGGTGGTGCTTCGCCTCGTACGCCTCCTCCAGATGGTCGGCGCGGAAGCGCTTGTGGCAGGAGGTGCACTCGGTGAGCGGGTCGGTGAAGGTGGCGACGTGACCCGACGCGACCCAGACCTCGGTGGCAAGGATCACCGACGAGTCGATACCGACGACGTCCTCACGGGAGGTGACCATGTAGCGCCACCACTGGCGCTTGATGTTCTCCTTGAGCTCGACGCCGAGCGGGCCGTAGTCCCAGGCGGCGCGCTGTCCGCCGTAGATCTCACTACAGGGGAAAACGAAGCCACGGCGCTTGCTCAGGCTGACGATGGTGTCGATCTTGTCGGCGGCCACGGTGCTCTCTTCATTACGAACGGACGGCAGCGAATGCTTCAGGTTACCGGCGGGGCCCACCCCCGTATCAAATCGGTTGGGCACTGTGCCCGGAGTGCGGGCTTACCGACTGCTTACTCAAGGCCTTGACGAAGGGCTTGTTGACAATCGTTTCCAGATTTGTTGAAAATGACTGTCATGAACGTACGACGACGCCTCATATCCGGGTCCGCGGTCGCGGCGGCCACCGCCCTCGGCCTGGGCACCCTTTCCGCCTGCTCGGACTCGTCCGCGGCCGACAGCAGGAGCGGCGGGAAGCTCGACGTGGTGGCGTCGTTCTACCCCCTGCAGTACCTCGCCGAACAGATCGGCGGGACGCATGTGAAGGTCACGAACCTGACGCAGCCCGGTCAGGAGCCGCACGACCTGGAGATCAGCGCCAAGCAGACCGCGCAGCTCCAGGAGGCGGACGCCGTCCTCTACCTCAAGAACCTGCAGCCGGCCGTCGACGACGCCGTGGCGCAGTCCGAGGTCAAGACCAAGATCGACGCCGCGTCGCTGACCACGCTGGAGAAGCACGGCAACGAGGTCGGCGGGCACGCGGCCGCCCACGACGACACCAAGGGCGAGGAGACCGGCGGCACTGACCCGCACGTCTGGCTCGACCCGGTGAGGTACGCCGAGGTCGCCCAGGGTGTCGGCAAGGCCCTGGAGAAGGAAGACCCGGACCACGCGGCGGACTACAAGAAGAACACCGAAGCGCTGGTCAAGAAGCTGGACGGCCTCAACACCCAGTACAAGGACGGGCTGGCGAACACCAGGACCAAGGTCTTCATCACCACGCACGCCGCCTTCGGTTACCTCGCCGAGCGCTATGGCCTCACCGAGGAGGCCATCAACGGCCTGGACCCGGAGTCGGAGCCCAGCGCGAACCGTGTGAAGGACCTTGAGAAGATGGCGAAGGCCGACGGCGTCTCGACGGTCTTCTACGAGACGCTCGTCAGCGACAAGACCGCCAGGACCATCGCCGGCGACGCGGGCCTCAAGACGGACGTCCTCGACCCGATCGAGGGCATCACCGACAAGTCCAAGGGCAGCGACTACCTGCAGGTCATGGAGTCGAACCTGAAGGCGCTGCAGACGGCTCTCGGCGCCAAGTGATCACCATGGAGGACCCCGTGAGCGAGCCCGTCATATCCCTGCGCGGCGTGACCGCCGAGCTGGGCTCGCGCCCGGTCCTGCGTGGCATCGACCTCAGCGTGCACCGCGGTGAGGTCGTCGCGCTGCTCGGCGCCAACGGCTCCGGGAAGTCGACCGCCGTACGCAGTGTCATCGGCCAAGTCGCCATCAGCGGCGGGGAGATCGAGATCTTCGGCACCCCGCGCCGCCGCTTCCGGGACTGGCACCGCGTGGGGTACGTCCCGCAGCGCACGACCGCCGCCGGTGGCGTGCCCGCGACGGTCACCGAGATCGTCTCCTCCGGGCGACTGTCCCGTGCCCGCTTCGGCATGCTGCGCAAGGCCGACCACGAGGCCGTACGACGGGCCCTGGAGCTCGTCGGGATGGCGGACCGCGCCAAGGACTCGGTGAACGCGCTGTCGGGCGGCCAGCACCAGCGTGTGCTGATCGCCCGCGCGCTCGCCTCCGAACCCGAGCTGCTGATCATGGACGAGCCGATGGCGGGCGTCGACCTGGCCAGCCAGGAGGTGCTGGCGGCGACCCTGCGCGAGCAGGTCGCCCAGGGCACCTCCGTCCTGCTCGTCCTGCACGAGCTGGGCCCCCTGGAGCCGCTGATCGACCGCGCGGTCGTGCTGCGCGACGGCTGCGTCCTGCACGACGGCCCGCCCCCGCAGGCGGTCGGCCAGCACGCGCTGCCCGGCCACGACCACGTACACCCGCACGCGGCTCACGATGCCGAACCGATCCGGACGGGACTGCTGAGCTGATGGACATCCTCGAATACGCCTTCATGCAGCGGGCCCTGCTCGCCGCCGTCCTCGTGGGCATCACCGCGCCCGCCGTCGGCATCTACCTCGTGCAGCGCCGCCAGGCCCTCATGGGTGACGGAATCGGCCACGTCGCGATGACGGGAGTCGGGCTCGGCTTCCTGCTGTCCACCAACCCCGTGTGGATGGCGACGGCCGTCTCGGTCCTCGGCGCCGTCCTCATGGAGCTGATCCGCTGGTACGGCAAGACGCGCGGCGACATCGCCCTCGCCATGCTCTTCTACGGCGGTATGGCGGGCGGCGTGATGTTCATCAACCTCGCGCCGACCGGCTCGAACGCCAACCTGACCTCGTACCTCTTCGGCTCGCTGTCCACCGTCTCCGAGTCCGACGTGACGGCGATCTGCGTGCTGGCCGCCTTCGTCGTCCTCGTCACCCTGGGCCTGCGCCGCCAGCTGTTCGCGGTCAGCCAGGACGAGGAGTTCGCGCGGGTGACGGGGCTGCCGGTGCGCGCCCTGAACCTGCTCACGGCGATCACGGCGGCGGTGACGGTCACGGTCGCGATGCGGGTCGTGGGCCTGCTCCTGGTGTCCGCCCTGATGGTGGTCCCGGTGGCCGCGGCCCAGCAGCTCAGCCGCAGCTTCGCCGCCACCTTCGCGATTGCGGTGGCCATCGGCGTGAGCGTGACCATCGGCGGCACCGTGACCTCGTACTACCAGGACGTGCCGCCGGGCGCGACGATCGTGCTGCTGACGATTGGCGCGTTCATTGCGCTGACGGCGCTGGCGACTCCGCTGGCCCGGCGCCGGGCCCGGGCACTCGCCGCCGCGCAGGCCGCCGGGGACCCGGCAGAATGCGCGATTCCGGCCACGCGCGGCCAGGAGACGAAGGTCGGCGTCTGACTACGCACAGTCCGGACTGGCACAATGGCCGGGCAAGGGCAGACGCGAGGAGGCAACGGTGACAACCGCTGGATCGCCCGTACGGGGCCGTTCCACCCGGCAGCGTGCCGCCGTGGCGGCGGCGCTCGACGAGGTGGACGAGTTCCGCAGTGCGCAGGAGCTCCACGACATGCTCAAGCACAAGGGCGACTCCGTCGGGCTCACCACCGTGTACCGCACGCTGCAGTCCCTCGCCGACGCGGGCGAGGTGGACGTCCTGCGCACCTCCGACGGCGAGTCCGTCTACCGCCGCTGCTCCACCGGCGAGCACCACCACCACCTCGTCTGCCGCGTCTGCGGCAAGGCCGTCGAGGTCGAGGGCCCGGCCGTCGAGAAGTGGGCGGAGGCCATCGCGTCGGAACACGGGTACGTGAACGTGGCGCACACGGTGGAGATCTTCGGCACCTGCGCGGAGTGCGCCGCCGCGAAGGGCTGACGCGACCGCCGCAGCCGTGCGCGTCCCCGCCCCCACCTTCTCAACCGTCATAGCTGCGGGCATGCGCGCCGCTGGGGGCGGCGCCCTGGACGCCGGGTGCCGTCGCAGCCGTCATAGCTGTGGGCATGCGTGCCGCTAAGGGCGGCACCCACACGCAGCTCCCGTAGATGTGTGCACGCGCGCCGCCCCCCGCCTTCGTAGCTGTGGGCATGCGTGCCGCTAGGGGCGGCACGGGTGGGCACAGCGGCACCCCGTAACCGCCGGGCCGCGTGACCCACCCTCGACCTCAGCCCCGGTGCCGGGAACCCTTGTCACAACGGCACCCGGTGCTGGTGGCTGTGCCCACCCGTCCCGCCCAGCGGGACGATTGCCCACAGCGGTACCAGCAGGACGGCCGCCCACAGCGGAAGCGGTACCGGTGGCGGTTGCAGGCGGCGTCAGTTGCCTTCGGGGCGGCCCTTCATGGCCTCCTCCATCGCGAGCAGCTGCTCGTTCGGGACGGCGCCGCCGAAGCGGCGGTCGCGGGAGGCGTACTCGACGCAGGCGCGCCACAGGTCACGGCGGTCGAAGTCCGGCCACAGCACGTTCTGGAAGACCATCTCGGCGTAGGCGCTCTGCCAGAGCAGGTAGTTCGAGGTGCGCTGCTCGCCGCTGGGCCGCAGGAACAGGTCCACGTCCGGCATGTCCGGGTAGTAGAGGTACTTCGCGAAGGTCTTCTCGGTGACCTTGGACGGATCGAGCCGCCCCGCCTTCACGTCCTCCGCCAAGGCCAGCGCGGCATCGGCGATCTCGGCACGACCGCCGTAGTTCATGCAGAAGTACAGCGTCAGCCGGTCGTTGCCCTTGGTCTGCTCCTGGGCGACCTGAAGCTCCTTGGCCACCGACTTCCACAGCTTGGGCATCCGGCCCACCCAGCGGACCCGGATGCCGAGTTCGTCGAGCTGGTCACGGGTCTTGCGGATGAAGTCGCGGTTGAAGTTCATCAGGAAGCGCACCTCGTCGGGCGAGCGCTTCCAGTTCTCGGTGGAGAAGGCGTACAGCGAGATCGCGCCGACGCCCATCTCGATCGCGCCCTGCAACACGTCGAGGACGCGCTCGGCACCGACCTTGTGCCCCTCGGTACGCGGCAGCCCACGGTCCTTGGCCCAGCGTCCGTTCCCGTCCATGACGATCGCCACATGGTTCGGCACCAGCTCACCGGGGAGCTTCGGCGCGCGGGCACCGGACGGGTGCGGTTCCGGCGTCCTGTACTCGCGGCGCTGGCGTCCCAGGATCCCGCGTACGACCATGTGCTTCTCGTCTCCTCGGTTCTCTTACGTCGGTTCTCTTAAGGCTGTTTCTCTACGTAACGCAGGGAGCGCAGTCCGCGCTCCAGATGCCAGTGCAGATAGGCCGACACCAGCCCGCTGCCCTCCCTGACATGTCGCGGCTCGCACGCGTCCGCGGTCTCCCAGTCTCCCGTCAGCAGCGCGCCGAGCAGTTCCAGGGCCTGCGCCGAGGGTACGACGCTGCCGGGCACCCGGCAGTCGACGCAGACGGAACCTCCCGCCGCGACCGAGAAGAACCGATTCGGTCCCGGCATCCCGCACTTCGCGCAGGCGCTGAAGCTGGGCGCGTAGCCGTTCACGGCGAGGGAGCGCAGCAGGAAGGCGTCGAGGACGAGGTGCGGTTCGTGCTCGCCGCGGGCGAGGGTGCGGAGCGCGCCGACCAGCAGCAGATACTGCTGCACGGCGGGCTCCCCTTCATGGTCGGTGAACCGCTCGGCGGTCTCCAGCATGGCCGTCCCGGCGGTGTACCGCGCGTAGTCGGTGACGATCCCGCCACCGTAGGGAGCGATCGTCTCGCTCTGCGTGCACAGCGGCAGCCCACGCCCGACCAGCTCGCTCCCCCGCGCGAAGAACTGCACGTCCACGTGCGAGAAGGGCTCGAGCCGCGCCCCGAACTTCGACTTGGTGCGCCGCACGCCACGGGCGACGGCGCGTACGCGACCGTGACCACGGGTGAGCAAGGTGATGATCCGGTCCGCCTCACCCAGCTTCTGCGTCCGCAGGACAACGCCGTCGTCCCGAAAAAGACTCATCGCGCACTCCCGCGGGATTTCGGCTGGAGGTACGGCCCGCGGCGCAGCCGCAATCGGATGCAGTGTCCCCCGGGAGACTGCATCATGATCCGGTCCGCCTCACCCAGCTTCTGGGTGCGCAGCACGATGCCGTCGTCGCGGAACAGACTCATGGGGCCATTCTCGCGTACGGAGTCAGCGTGCGTGGTCGGGGTGGCTGATCGCTTCCCAGGGAGCCAAGTTCCAGGGGCTGGCCTTGTTCGCCGGGTCCAGGAGGGACTTCAGGTGCGCGTCGGAGGCGGCCTGCGGGGCGGGGAAGTTCGCGTCCGGCGTGCCCTGCAGGTTGTCCCGCCAGACCATCCGGCCCAGCAGATAGTGCTCGGCGTACTCGTTCCAGGAGGCGTACGACCGCACCACCGCCGGCACGATGTTCTTGAGCGCGGTCCACGCCTCGGCCTCGCTCAGCATCCCGCAGGCGAAGCCCCGGCGGGAGATGTCCACATACAGCCCGGCGTCCCACGCCAGTGGTTCGAAGCCGAGCCGCAGCCGCGCCCGGGTGCGGTATCCGGTCCGCGAGAGGTCGTCGAGCCGGCCGACCAGAGCGTCACGCGAGGTGATCTCCCACTGGTCGGCCAGCCACCGCCGGGCCTTCTCGTCGTCGATGCGGGTGAACGGGTACAGGGTCGTCCGCGACGCGTCCCGGTCCCGGCTCACCGGCGCACTGAGCGACACCATCCACAGCTGGTGCGTGGTGAGGGGAACGGGGTACTTGCTCGCAGCCTTCGGCTTGCGACGGTTCCATATCGCCATGGCGCCGCACCCTATGTCACGCCGTGGCTCACAGGGAGCAGGGCACTTCCCCCTTCAAGCCCCTCCAAGCCCCTTCAAGGGACCTCCCCCCGACTGCGTGCGTTCGCGTACGCCGTCGCCGCGCTGAGCCGTTCCGCCGCGGTGGCTCGCCGTACGGCGTCCGGTTCACAGTCCCACTCCTTGCCACCGCCGAGCGGTCTCAGCTGTACGTACGGCCCCTCGTACCCCATGACCATTCCCACCTTCCCTGTACGCGTGTCCACGGCGTAGGAGCCGATCGGTGGCGGCTTCACCGCAGGGCCGCCGCGAGCCGGGCGGCGACCTCGACGGAACAGCCGCCCAATTCGACCAGCGGACAAGGTGCCTCGCGCGCCAAAGTCGCCGGGTCGATCCGCAGTGACGGCAACGAAATTCCGGCGTCGGCGAGCGCCGCCCGCAATTCCTTCACTGTTTCCTCCGCCTCTTCGACGCACTGCGCCGAGTGTCGTCCCCCGAGTAGTACGTGTCGTTCCTTCACCGTGCTCCCCTGTCCCTTTGAGTTTCACTCTTCGCATCTCCAGGGTGACGCTCTGCATCTACACTCGGCAGGAGTCTGTCCTCTACAAGTGCGGCGCAGCGTAAGGGGGTTGGCCTGTGGCCAACGGTTCGCGGCAGGCGGCCTGGGACTTCTTCGGGGCGGAGCTGAAGCGACGCCGCGAGGAAGCCGGTTTCACTCAGGTGGAGTTGGGCGCCCGGGTTTTCGTATCCGGGGGTTACATCGGTCAGTTCGAACAGGCTATTCGGAAACCCCAGTTGGATGTGGCGCAGAGGATCGACGAGATCCTGCAAACCGACGGTTTTTTCGAGCGCACGTGGCGAAAGCTGATCGATGACAAGCGGTACGCGGATTATTTCGCGGAGGTTGTGGAGCTGGAGCGGACGGCGACGAAGATTGCCGAGTTCGCCCCGACGCTCGTGCCGGGCTTGTTGCAGACGGCCGCATACGCACATGCGGTCACGCTCGCGGCCAACCCGTTCGTCACGGACGAGTACGTCGAGGAGAAGGTGACCGCACGACTGGAGCGGGCTCGTATCCTCGGCGACGCTACAAGGCCCGAGTATTGGGTGGTGCTGCACGAGAACGCGCTGCGTATCCCGGTGGGCGGGGCGGCGGCGATGGCCGGGCAGCTCGACCGCATCGCGGGGATGGTGCGGGAGCACAAAGTGGTGGTGCAGGTACTGCCGTATGCGGCTGGAGCGCACGCTTCTATGACCGGGGACCTGCGGCTCATGGAGTTCGAGGATGCGCCGCCAACTGCCTATACAGAGACCTCGTTTTCAGGAACGCTGATGGACGACCCAGCAGTGGTGAAGCGCACACAGCGGGCATACGATCTGCTCAGGGCCGTCGCACTGTCGCCGGAGACGTCCCTCGCCCTGATCGAATCGGCGGCGGAGGACTTCAGACGATGCGCGAGTACGACCTGAGCAACGCCCGCTGGCGCAAGAGCAGTTACAGCAACGGCGAGGGCGGAAACTGCATCGAGGTCGCGTACGACTTCATCGGCGCCGCCGAGTGGCGTAAGAGCACGTACAGCAACGGCGAAGGCGGCGAGTGCGTCGAAGTAGCCGACGGAGTCCCCGGCGTCGTACCCGTCCGTGACAGCAAGGTCCCGGACGGCCCCGTCCTGCTGGTCAGTGCCCTCGCCTGGACGGAGTTCGTCGGCGCCGTCACGAGGTGACCGTGCCGCCGGTTCTCACGTGGCTGTGGGACCGCCCCCACAGCCACGCCACCGACCGGACCTCACCGGTTCGCGGAAACCAACCCCGCCTCATAAGCGATGATCACCAGCTGCACCCGGTCCCTCGCGTCCAGCTTCGACAGCAGGCGGGTGAGGTACGTCTTCGCCGTGGCCACGCTGATGAAGAGCTGTTCGGCTATCTCGGTGTTGGACAGGCCCGTGCCGACCAGGGTCAGGACCTCGCGCTCCCGCTCCGTGATGCCCTTCAACTCCCGGCGCCTGCCGGTCTGTTCGGGGCGTGAGGCCGTGAGGTCCTGGATCAGGCGGCGCGTGACGCTGGGGGCGATGAGCGCGTCGCCGGCGGCCACGACTCGTACCGCCCCGATGATGTCGTCCAGCGCCATGTCCTTGACGAGGAAGCCGGACGCGCCCGCGCGGAGCGCCCCGTACACGTAATCGTCGTCGTCGAAGGTGGTGAGGACGACGATCCGCGCGTCGCCGGAACCGTCCGCCGTGATCAGGCGGGTCGCCTCGATGCCGTCCATGCCCGGCATGCGGATGTCCATGACGACGACGTCCGGGGCGAGCTGCCCGGCCAGCGCCACCGCCTCTTCGCCGTCGGCGGCCTCCCCCACCACCTCCAGGTCCTCGATGTCGGCGATGACCATCCGCAGGGCCGTACGGATGAGTTGCTGGTCGTCGGCCAGTACGACCCGGATCGTCATCGCGCTCCCACCTGGACCGGGACCGGGAGACGGGCCGTCACCCGGAAGCCGCCCTCGGGGCGCGGTCCGGCCGTGAACTCGCCGTGCAACAGGGACACTCGCTCGCGCATGCCGACGATTCCGAAGCCCGTGTCGGTGATGCTGCCCCGGCCCCGGCCGTGGTCAGTGACGTCGATGGCGACTTCCTCGTCCCGGTAGTCGACGGTCACCCGGCAGGCGGTCGTGCCCGCGTGGCGTACGACGTTGGTGATGGACTCCTGGATTATCCGGAACGCCGACAGGTCTATGCCCGAGGGGAGTTGGCGCCGCTCGCCCCGCAGGCTGACCTGCACGCGG harbors:
- a CDS encoding chitinase; the encoded protein is MIRRKLRLLAVALTATVLVPLSIATAPTASAADTCAVKSRPAGKVLQGYWENWDGSSNGVHPPFGWTPITDSRIAAHGYNVINAAFPVIRSDGTALWEDGMDTGVKVATPAEMCAAKASGRTILLSIGGAAAGIDLSSSTVADRFVATIVPILKKYNFDGIDIDIETGLVGSGTIGQLSTSQANLIRIIDGVLSQMPSNFGLTMAPETAYVTGGSITYGSIWGAYLPIVKKYADNGRLWWLNMQYYNGSMYGCSGDSYSAGTVQGFTAQTDCLNRGLVVQGTTIKVPYDKQVPGLPAQSGAGGGYMSPSLVSQAWKHYGTSLKGLMTWSINWDGSKNWTFGDNVKTLQGR
- a CDS encoding glycine--tRNA ligase produces the protein MAADKIDTIVSLSKRRGFVFPCSEIYGGQRAAWDYGPLGVELKENIKRQWWRYMVTSREDVVGIDSSVILATEVWVASGHVATFTDPLTECTSCHKRFRADHLEEAYEAKHHRQPENGLADINCPNCGNKGQFTEPKQFSGLLSTHLGPTQDSGSIAYLRPETAQGIFTNFSQVQTTSRRKPPFGIAQMGKSFRNEITPGNFIFRTREFEQMEMEFFVKPGEDEKWQEYWMQERWNWYTGLGLREENMRWYDHPAEKLSHYSKRTADIEYRFQFGGNEWGELEGVANRTDYDLSAHSKASGQDLSYFDQEAGERWTPYVIEPAAGVGRAMLAFLLDAYVEDEAPNAKGKMEKRTVLRLDPRLAPVKVAVLPLSRNPELSPKAKGLATALRQHWNIEFDDAGAIGRRYRRQDEIGTPFCVTVDFDTLDDNAVTVRERDSMKQERVSLDQIEGYLASRLIGC
- a CDS encoding metal ABC transporter ATP-binding protein; translation: MEDPVSEPVISLRGVTAELGSRPVLRGIDLSVHRGEVVALLGANGSGKSTAVRSVIGQVAISGGEIEIFGTPRRRFRDWHRVGYVPQRTTAAGGVPATVTEIVSSGRLSRARFGMLRKADHEAVRRALELVGMADRAKDSVNALSGGQHQRVLIARALASEPELLIMDEPMAGVDLASQEVLAATLREQVAQGTSVLLVLHELGPLEPLIDRAVVLRDGCVLHDGPPPQAVGQHALPGHDHVHPHAAHDAEPIRTGLLS
- a CDS encoding MFS transporter, with the translated sequence MAPLLAVCAGYFMVILDVTVINVAVPVVGRELSASLTGIQWITDGYTLVFAGLLLTGGALGDRLGNRRIFCTGVVVFTVASAGCGLARSTGTLVAARLLEGLGAALIVPGSLALLQQAYPSASERSRAFGLWGSMAGIAASAGPLLGGLLVTTVGWRWVFFINLPVGCACLWLTLRHVPASARRRDRPVDWPAQCALIAMVALLTAVLNEAGRRGWTDPLILMGAGLCLLAAAAFVLREHLARAPVLPLRLLRSRPMSGGAAIGLLFNFAFYGMIFTASVYFQHHRGLTALRTGIALFPAVAMTMFASILSGRLARRTGHRPLVVTGMLLGAAGLAGWAAAGPNPDYVLLVAPMMAAGFGTSFALTGSTATVMAAAPDKYSGTASALFNTTRQIGSATGVALGGSLLAGAAGFTTGLRTSMAIGAAAYLTAAALALFCVPQKAPRTVTD
- a CDS encoding metal ABC transporter solute-binding protein, Zn/Mn family codes for the protein MNVRRRLISGSAVAAATALGLGTLSACSDSSAADSRSGGKLDVVASFYPLQYLAEQIGGTHVKVTNLTQPGQEPHDLEISAKQTAQLQEADAVLYLKNLQPAVDDAVAQSEVKTKIDAASLTTLEKHGNEVGGHAAAHDDTKGEETGGTDPHVWLDPVRYAEVAQGVGKALEKEDPDHAADYKKNTEALVKKLDGLNTQYKDGLANTRTKVFITTHAAFGYLAERYGLTEEAINGLDPESEPSANRVKDLEKMAKADGVSTVFYETLVSDKTARTIAGDAGLKTDVLDPIEGITDKSKGSDYLQVMESNLKALQTALGAK